Below is a window of Bos indicus isolate NIAB-ARS_2022 breed Sahiwal x Tharparkar chromosome 19, NIAB-ARS_B.indTharparkar_mat_pri_1.0, whole genome shotgun sequence DNA.
GAGCAGGGCCATTGGGGAGACTTTAAAAATgccatatcattttttttttcaaatcccaGAAAACAGCTGCAGGTGGAGAATAGGATGGATTTCAAGAATTCTCCATGGAGGCAGGGGTTCAGACAGGGGCCAGCTGGGTGATGAAATCAACTCAGAGGTCAGATGTGTGTTCATGTTCAGTGACAGCTTCAGAAATTTCAGGGACTTTCAAAATTGGCTCTGCAGAGAGGCGGGTCTGTTGACTGGGAGATGGGGACAGAGACCTGACCATTCTGGGACTCAGGGGTCCCTAGCTTAAGGGGAAATGAGgctccagcctccttccttgcTCTTTGTTTCGGGGAACCCTAGGAAAGAAGTGTCTCTTGCTTGATGAATTTACAGAGACCAGGGATTTTCAGAAAGAGAGCAAACCTCACCGTTTCTATGTGCTTTAAGCTGCCAAGAATGAAAGCCCATAAACACAATCTTGCTGTAAGATCCCTTATCTGCATCAATGTGCATCAGCTCTCCCCAGGCCAGAGAATTTGGGGTAATCTGAATAAGCGCCACCTACAAGTTCAGATGTTTATTTGGGTTTTCACATTTCCCTCCCTTATCCCGAATTCATCCACCTCCCAAGTTGCCTATAAGGGAGCTGAGAGTCTCAAACAGATGCTCCTGGATTCTCAGCTCCATTCGTCTCCAGCCAGACCTGGAAACTCGGGACAATcggtccccaccctccccctccaggGCTTGGCACACCATATATGGGTCTAGCTGAATTCATACGGTGCCGAGGCAGCTGCAAAAATGAAAAGTCATAAGAAAAATGGATATTCAAACTCTTCCCatccagagaaaggaaataaacatcTGGGTTCCAAAAGAGTATCGGGGGTCGTTGGGTTCGATGTCACATGAATCCTGTAATGCAAAACCCTGTGCAATGGACTTACACAGGGCGTGCAGGAAGGAAGGTGCTGGGAGCCCACAGTGAGGGCTTGAGAGGGACTTACACAGGGGGTGCAGGAAGCAAGGCGCTGGGAGCCCACAGTGAGGGCTTGAGATGCCATTTCACACTCCCAAAAAGAGTTGTCAGAAATTTATTAGTTAATTTAATTTACTGTTATTAGTGCAGAGGAACAGGACTGAACACACACTGTTGTGGGAGTGTGAAATGATTTATGCATTTTGGAAAACGGTTTGGAAGTCTCTTATAAAGCTGAGCATTTATCtattccatgatccagcagtgACATTTCTGGGAATTTGCCCAAGAGAGATTTATGTCAGTTTTATTCACAATAgtcccaaacttaaaaaaaaaaaaaaaatcctaaagtcCATCAGCAGAAAAATGGCTAAACACACAGTTgtgtatttatacaatggaatactactcagcaagaTATAAGAATGAATTACTGAGTACATGCAAAAACATTGATGAATTTCACAGAAATTTTGGTGAGTCAAAGAAGCCAGATATAAATGGGTACATAccatataattccatttatatgaagttcaagaGCAGGCAAATCTAGTGTGTGGTGATAGAAATCAGACCAGTGGTTACCTATGGGACATGGGGATTGACTGAAAGAGAACATGGAAGAAATTTCTGGGGTGATGGTTATGTTGCATAATTTGATCAGGGTGGTCATTGTTCtacatttatcaaacatttataaTCTGTGGCTTTCATAGcatgtcatttaaatttttttttacatactcgtaagaaggcgatgacaccccactccagtattcttgcctggaaaatcccatggatggaggagcctggtgggctgcaatccatggggtcgcgaagagtcggatacgaaggagcgacttccctttcacttttcactttcctgcattggagaaggaaatggcaagccactccagtgttcttgtctggagaatcccagggaccggggagcctggtgggctgttgtctgtggggtcgcagagagtcagacacgactgaagcgacttagcagcaagtgaGGTAAGGGGTGAAAGCTGCCAGTTGGAATCGCAGTGTAACTTTCTGAGTTAAGACGACTGAATGAGGAGTCAGAAAAGTGCCCCAGGAGATAAAGAACCAGCGCTTACTGAGTGCAGTGCCCACCAAGGGTAGCAGCTTTAACCACTGACAAGGACCCAAGAGTGTGGTGTCACCCAGAGAAAAGTCCCCTTCCTTTGCTCCCCTCCTCTGCTGGCCCAGTCCCCTTCCAGCCTGCGGGGCAGACGGCCTGTGCAGAGAAGGCGAGGATGGGTAGGACCCATCTCCCTACTCCAGGTTTCCATCCTGGAACAATCATGAGTTGAGGAGGCAAGAAGATTGAGTATGAAGACACTTTAGGTATTTTCCAGGATATGACATTTCAGTGACTGTAATGAGACTATTTATTTTTTCGCTGCACAACCAGAGGACTTTTTATGTTCTGAGAATATTGGGAAAAGTCCTGCTCTCATCCCCCCGTTTCCATCCGCAGGGATTACTCAGGGCCATGGAAAGATCCCTGCTCCGGAGTAAAGTCTAAAGAGACAGTAGAGGCAGAAAAAACCCCAAAAGTTGCAGGTGGGTCCACAGCCCACACACAATGGTTGCTCAATATTATAGATGGCACGTCTGTCCGAGTGCCCAGTGGGTATCTCTGAGCGTGTTTCTGTATTCTGAGGTTGGTTACATGGTACCATCTCTTGTCCCTGGAGACAGAGCACAGAGGTTATCCTTGAGCAGGACATAAtgtccagtggtaaggaatttggattttattccgAGTGAATAGGTAGCTATCAGAAGGTTTTGAactaggggtggggtgggtcaTAGGTCAGATTTTGCTTTAAAGGTattcccagggacttccctggtggtgcagtggatgagactctgcctgctaatgcaggggatatggcttcgatccctggtctgggaaaatcccacgtttctcggagcaactaagcctgtgcgccacaactgcgGGGCCGGCAAGCCTAGAGCCCCGGCTCCGCAATAAAAgaagcctatggggtcgcaccgagtcggacacgactgaagcgacttagccgcagcagcagcagtaagtgccgtgtgatgagaagcctgcacagggCAGTGAAGAATAGCCCcagtcactgcaactagagaaacaaattaataagtagaagtttttaaaaaaagacattccCTGTAACATAATTTACAACAAAAGAATGTACGCTCCCTTTCTCGTGAAAAACTCTAGTTCAAATTCTCTTTTGAAAGCTGAAGTCTTGGTTGGGGCGGGGGAGgcaggctgtggggtggggggagttaaCAGTCGTCGTCGATGATGTTTACTAGTGTCAGGACCTGAGGTTAattgcttaatctctctgagcctcagtttccttgttaataaaacagtaataataacacCTGTCTCTCAGGGTTATTAAgcggattaaatgagatcatgtttataaaacatctgtcacagtgcctggcaaagTTGGGGCTCAATGATGtaaattccttttcctctttttccaagcattgaatctgtatatgtCACACTCCTGTCCAAATAGAGGTCAATGCAAAACCTGGCAACTAAGTTCAAAAAATCAATTGCACGACAGCAGGACAGGGGTCCTCCATAAACAACAGAGCGGTTTGGCTGCCACAATAACACATACGACTTTAAATTAATAGAAGCACAATTTCTGATGACGAAAGGGGTGAATCTATTTGTGGTCAAACCGTATTTGGAGTCCTGGAAATCATTCTGGGAGTGCTAAGTTGAGAGAAATGTTAGTAAGTGAagtatattcaaagaaaaatggCACACCATGAAAAGGCCTGGGAACCACATCGTATATAAAATGTATTGGAAAGTTTAACAcggtttaaagaaaaatgaaaagaaagcttgAAAGCTGTACAAATAGTTAAAGGTCTGTCATTTGGAATAAAGACAAGATTTGCAACACATTGGTGGAGCGGTGGGTCACCCTGGACCACTGAGTGGAAACTGCAGAGACAAGATTTTCCAGCTTGAAAGAGCTCCCTGATAGGAGACATGAGCGGCCAATCAATGCAAGccttctaggaaagattgagcaGTCAGTTCCTTGGCTGAGATGCTGATAAAGGACTTTGCAATGAGAGTCCAACCAAACCAAGAGACTTCTTACCATGCTTTCCAAATTTCCGATTCCATAAACCTGTGGGGTGCAGTAACCAAGTTTCTGGAGGGCAACAAATCCTCTTGGATTCCAGACACTGGACGCTTCTCTTGAGGTTTCTGGTGAAAAAGAGGATTGTGAGATACATGAATCTGTGTTTTGTGGAGTAGAGAGATGGGTTATTTTTGGTGGGCAGGAGGGGATGGCTAAGATAGAGTGGGTCACCTCTGTGCAAACTGTCACGTCACTGAAAAATGGATGGAGatgaacagaggggaaaaaaaatgagtccAGGGAGTTCTCACCAAAATCATTCCCAAATCCATAACCTATTAATACCTTGACCTTCCACCATCCTAGTCTAGGCATCCATCATCTCTCCCCCAGATGGCTACAGTCACCTCCCACTGGCCTAatcagttggatttttttttaaaatcatagccCTCCAGGAGATGATCCAAAAATGTTTATGGGAAGAATGAGGAGTATAAATCTTCCTAAAGTGGAATGCGGCAGCATGAAATTACGGTAACTGGATTATGTTCagtatgtatgctcagtcatgtctgactcttgacccaccaggctcctctgtccatgggattctccagggaagaatactggcgtggattgtcatgcccttctccagcagttcttcccaacccagggactgaacctacatctcctgcattgtaggcagattttttttttttaaaccgctgagccaccagggaagccccagaatgttAGGGTAGAGATTCCCATTAATAAGTTCTGTGATATTGCCATCAGTTTATGGATAGGATTAAAGGCTGGtattttattaagcacctactctgTATCGGGCGCTgccaagaacagaaagaaaagcctCTTGTTTGTAGCCTTCGATGTCCTGGTTTACCGTCAACAGCTTTAGTCACAGGCAGACCTAGTTTTTATAAGGCCTGAAGCTTAtacaattttgtttgtttgttttgaggggAGAGCTCATTAAGAAAAgaatatggggacttccctggtggttcagtggttaaaactctgtgcttccattgcaggggcaaagagttcgatccctagtaTAGGAGCAAGGATCCCAATATGCCAAGGAGtgagaccagaaaaaaaaaagaaaaaaagaatataaattttaaaaatacaaatttaagtaCAGGGCCTTCAAAGGAGCCTGTGCAAGTGATGAGCCCTGAGGCTTAAGTTTCTTTAGTATAGTAGGAAGCCCGCCTCTGGTTACAGCCATTGTTCATcagttaattaaatttaaaaagtgccACTGGGGTGCCTCAAAAATGTTCACTTTGGAAATCAAGGGAAGAGGGGGATGGGATGGCAGTGAGGTGAGAAAGTAAACACGCAGCTCAAACTAACCCCTAAGTTCCACTTTAGTAACAGTGCGAAAGAATGATTCAAAATGAGTTTTTTCGAAATCTTTTGTTTATAccattttgctaaaaaaaaaaaaatccctttttgtTAAAATAGTTGAGACTTTGagtacaaataaacaaataactctGGGTCTGCACAGAAGCCTTTTTTCTGATCTGGAGGACTCCGGTAGGTTTCCAATCAAGTGCTTGTTGTCAAGGTGATAAGCTCTGCGTTTCTGGCTTTAGAATAAAAATTCCTCTAACCTATTTTATGATCTGGTGATCTGGGGTTCTGACTAGGTCTGGCGGATGGGGGTGAGGCGATTTAGAAGAATTCTCTGCAGTCCAGCATCTGCTGTATTTGCTGTGTATCAGCCCCGCTTGGGGGAATTTCTGAAAACCCTTCTGCCCTTCCCCTCTTCTAAGGCAGTAGGAATCCTGAACAGACCGGTTCATTCTGAGACAGTCAAGTCTCTGGAGGCTCCCAGGCTAACAACTGCTCTAAAAACAGTCCTGTTTCACAAGGGAGGGATTAGAAACATTCTTAACaaaaagagaaactgaggcacgagGCAGTAAGCCACCTGCGCTTGGTCCACTGGACGTATCGATGTCCCAACAGAGTATCTGGCTCTGAGGAGGTCTGCTAAAGGTTCACAGATGAGCACATTTATAGGAGGGAGAGAGTgtgaaagggttagtcgctcagtcgtgtccgactctttgcgacccaccagcctcctctgtccatgggattctccaggcaagaatacttgagtgggttgccatgccttcctccaggggatcttcccaacccagggattgaatccgagtcccctgccttgcaggcagattcttttaccatcttagccactagAGAATCTCCAATCTGACAAACAATGGAAGTTTGGGGAAGTTTAGGGAAAAGAGGTGGTCGTGATGGGTTGGAAGGTGTTGATTTCTGTTGATAACAGGATTAGGGCACGTACATACGGGTGCACAGGAGCTAATGAACACCACGGAGACTTTTAGAGAGATTTTGTGAGTGTTGGCAAggggaaaataagaaatttttgTACCTACAGAGGAGAGAATCTGGGCCCCAGCGAATGGGATGCCGCTATGGCACAAACAAGGAATCGGTTTGTTGAAGGACTTTGCAAAAGAGGAGAATGTAATGTTGCCTCGATTTGATAACTACCATTTTCCTGGTCATCACGATCCTTGCGCAGTACGCAAGCCAGGActccaaaaagcaaaaacagacaacGTGAGGTCATACCCAAGTTTGGGCGCTGGTGAAGAGTGTCAAGAGATACCAGCCCAGAAGCAAAGTCAGCCTGAGATGAGAAGGCAGAGTGCCTGCTTAGAGTCACTTCCCCAATCAGCTGGGCTGTGTgctggaggggggaggggggaggcgggaggggggagggggaggggtggggggagtgtctccctgtgggggtgggagggaaggagtgATTTCATCTGTTTAATGAAAAATGACCTGAACGTTTCTCTGATCCTGGAAACTCCCATGTAACGGAGGCCAAGGAAAACAGGATTAGGTCTCATTACTTCTACAATGGCTTTGCGTCTTCTCAGAAGGAGTTAAACTAGAGAAACAGAGTAAGAAGGGAATCTCATTTCGTTGTGCCAACAGATAAAGCAGGAGACTGAAGGAGACAGTCTCCCCCTGGTCCCCTTCGAACAGTTTTATCTtggcttcctttgccttttgaatGGACACCCCATTTCTTTGCTGTGTTCATAATCACAGGGGGTTTGCACTATTGAATTCAGACAAGCAAGTCACCTCCTTAGGCATTGTTTCCTCACAAGCCACTGACTTCAGGGTTAATACTCCCCCTCTGACTTCTGCAAGGAAGCAGCGTTTGCTCTGAAGCCATGAGGGTGTTAAAACCACAACCAATGTTTTGCCAGGAGGGCAAACTACTGATAATCGATTCTCTTTGTGACCTAAGGTTGTTGTTgattcgctaagtcatgtctgactcttttgcgaccccatgggctatagtctgcctgtctcttctgcccatgggatttcccaggcaagaacactggggtgggttgtcatttcccaggggatcttcctgatccagggatccccacgtctcctgtgtcttctgccaatatgtctcctatattggaaggtggagtctttaccactgagccacctgggaagccctaggtaaCCTTGTAGGGTGGCACTTTTCAAGATTCTTCTGCTTTGATTTTTGGGGACACAGTCTTTAGCAGATTTTTAGGACTGCTAAAAGTACACATAACCCCCGCAAACATCACAATGATCAGGATGCCACCATTTCTTTGGGGCCCCAATTCTTCAAATCATCCTTTTAACAGGACAACCAAATGAATAAGTCCATaggccattttctttttaatgcaatgTATATTTATTGTAAAcaataatatacaaaaaaaaaaggaaggaagagaaaaaggaaaggtaagtttcacagagaaaaacaaaaggtttGGGGGGGgaacaagcaaaacaaacaaaacacaaacacaaaccAAACCTTACCTAAAGACAAAATATGATTTAAATGCCAGGTTTCTTAAGTTAcagaaatattgtttttaaaaaaagatctgctTTTatacagaaatggaaagatgCCATATTATAAGAGTGCCTTAAGATTTTATTCTACTGACTTCTAAAACTgttaatatatctttttttaaataaaaaaaaaaagtttgctgtcttttttaaaaagcaatcctCAAACTCTCCAGCCACAGAAGTAATTAGGAATTAAGGTTTGTCAGTGGGCTGACCCTGCTCCcctgttcctctctctctccaggaGACACGCAGGGGAACGCGGATGACACATGCTTGCATTGTTCGTGTCCCAACACACACAGCTTAGACAGCCCAAAGATCTGTGGCAGAAAACACTGCACATGACTCAGTGATACACTACATCTGCAAACTCTCATGTGTACAAAAAGAGAAACGTTTCCAGTTTGTTttcaacaaaacaacaaagaggaaaggaaaaaaaaaaaaaaagacagacaaaaaagGCATTTATACAAATCTAGGACAAGGAATCCAAagaaacttttaataaaaaaaaaaaaagattaaagagataaattaaaaaaaaaactggttacaGTTAAGGACATAATTTAACAACAGATGACCATACCCTTTGAGGACGGCTGCAATAACCTATTTTAAGGaaggtaaattcaaaaaataaaaaaaagagggagttttttttttttccgttgtttttcattaaaacctctccttacaaaataaataattttagcaCGTGGAATGTCTTGAAGGTTAACTGCTGGTGTTCAGAGAGGCACAGGTGATGTTAGTGAGAGGACTCAGCATCTGTGTTCCACACGGCCGGGGCAGGCGGCCAGGGGGCAGTGTGCTGGGGTACTTATTGGCTGCTGAAGCATTCCCCAGACAGATTTCGTCTCCTTTGCTTGCCTTCTGCTGCTTAAGATTGTGGCGAACAAGCAAATACAGGAAGAAATGCACTAAAAGAGGGGGCAAAGATTTTCCAGCAGCATGGTTTTAAGGCTTtaaggtggcttttttttttcttgtttaaaaaacatatatatgataaAGCTTACCAGATGCTCACGCAATAGTCTCTAGACTATTGTTTACTTCTGTCTTTGCAAAATAAggccttgatttttctttctaaggCAACTTCTCCTTGAATTGGAAAGCCTGAGGAGTTAAGCAAAGCTCACCCCCCCAAACTGCCCAGTAACACAAATCTGCGGCTTTTGCAGGTTAATATAAcacacatcctttttttttttttttttttctttttcgttcGTTTGTTTGTAAGAGAAAGCAAATCTGTACAAAAATACTCTGGCTGCAAGAAAAGCTAGGGCACGCTGTTCAAACTAAAGTAGTTTTTAGCTGTTGGAAAAATAAgagcatttaattctttttatctaaaaatatgtataaatccCCTCAAAATGGTAATGAATCATACACAGTAcatactaaaaaatatttaaaatagagaatATTCCTCACAGaggactttctttttctttaattactgCTAAAAATAATTACGAAGTCCAAACAGGCAGAGAGAACTGAGCAAATGGGTCACATGAGAGACTCTCCATCGTCCTCCACGCTCGCTTTGAAGGTTTCCAGTCCAGTTTCGGCGTCGGTTCCGCCGGTCCATTCTAGCCAAGAGTGGGCTGGCCACCGGTCTAACGACAAGGCGGTGATGCGTCTGGATAGCTCAACGTTTAGTGTCTTGGGAATCTGCGTCCGAGTCGCCTTCAGCGTAACgttgtcttaaaaataaaaaaaataaaaaaaaaaaacgagagagagagagaaggaaaaaaaaatgtccaaagGGTCGCGCGTTTGTTTCTTGGGTTCCTTCTGCGATCATCACGGCCAGCATCGTGGGCCCCCGCCCCGTGCGAGCTCTTCTCAGGGTCTGGTGAGCTGTGTGTAGACCGGCTGTTCCCAGTGCTGCGGGCTGTGGGTCTGGGGGATGGAGGGCACCCCCGAGGTGTCGGCGATGGGCGTGTACATGGGCCGCTGCGCCGGGCTCATGTAGCTGAAGGTGGAGTAGAGGCCGGAGCCCTGGCCCGCCGCGTGGCTGTAGTAGGCGCCCGAGTTCTGGGGGTCGTTGTAGTCGTACTGCGCGCGCGTGATGGGCGGGTAGGAGGGGCCGTAGTGCGGGAGGCTGAAGGGGCTGTAGGCGATCTGCTGCGGCGAGTGCTGCTGCGGCTCGCTGTAGTGGCTCGGGCTCAGCTGCTCCGTCTTGATGTGCGTTCGCTGCGCGGGGCCCGGCTCGCTGCCCAGCGCGCCCAGCGCGtgcgccggcggcggcggcggcggctgctgctgcGGAGGCGCCTGCGGCGGGGCGGGCTGCGGCGGGGCGGCCTGCGGCGCGGGCGGCGGCTGCGGGGGCGCCTGCGGCGGGGccggctgcggcggcggcggcggcggctgctgcgggggcggcggcggcggcgcctgCTGCTTGGACATCCACACGTGGCCCGCGCCTGCCGGGCTGGCCGCCGTGCTGCTCACGCCGTAGCTGCCCGTGTAGGTGACCTGGCCGTGCGTGGCCGGCACCCCCGGGTGCCCGTTGGGCGGCAGGTACTGGTCGAACTCGTGGACGTCGAAGGTCTCCATGTTGGAGATGACGTCGCTGCTCAGCTCGCCGATGTCCACGTCGCGGAAGTCGATGGGGGGCTGCCGGCCCCCCTCTGGCAGGGGGCGCCCCTCGCGCTTCAGGTCGGCCTTGCCCGGCTGCACGTCGgttttgggggtggtggggggcgtcGGCGGACCCTGGGATTGCCCTGCGGGGCGGTGAAAGAAGGAGAAGCACAGGGCCATCAACCAAGGCTCCGCGGAGGCTCGGGTCCCGGgaggctgggggggtggggggcggggaggtgaaGCTCCGGTctcgggtgggggggggggcggcgcacCTACTCACCCTCCCTCCCTGCATCCGCAAGGTAGGCGCGCTGCGCCCGAGATAAGGCGTCGAATGATTAACCCGCGGGTACACATTCGGCAGCCCCCTTTTATCAGGGGAGGGTCCGAGGCCCCGGAGGGTCCGGAAGACCACATTGCTACTGGTAGAAAAGCCCTGTGTGTGCTTTTGGGGCGGGGGACCACAGGGAAAAGGGGAGAAGCCCGGTAAAGTTGTAAAGGCATTTTGCCTTGCAATAAAGATTAATCTGTTAGGATGCAAGGATTAGGGGGTGTGTTGTGCGTGTCCAGGGACTTCGTGGGGCCCTGGGGTCCTGGGCAGGGAGGCGAGAACTGGGCAGATGGGCGCAGGGCTTAGTTTGTCTCCCTCCCCGGGGAGCGCCTGGTCCCTAAGCAGAGCCTCCCGGGTGTCTGGGGGCCGGGGGGAGGGTGCcgcg
It encodes the following:
- the SOX9 gene encoding transcription factor SOX-9 is translated as MNLLDPFMKMTDEQEKGLSAAPSPTMSEDSAGSPCPSGSGSDTENTRPQENTFPKGEPDLKKESEEDKFPVCIREAVSQVLKGYDWTLVPMPVRVNGSSKNKPHVKRPMNAFMVWAQAARRKLADQYPHLHNAELSKTLGKLWRLLNESEKRPFVEEAERLRVQHKKDHPDYKYQPRRRKSVKNGQAEAEEAPEQTHISPNAIFKALQADSPHSSSGMSEVHSPGEHSGQSQGPPTPPTTPKTDVQPGKADLKREGRPLPEGGRQPPIDFRDVDIGELSSDVISNMETFDVHEFDQYLPPNGHPGVPATHGQVTYTGSYGVSSTAASPAGAGHVWMSKQQAPPPPPPQQPPPPPPQPAPPQAPPQPPPAPQAAPPQPAPPQAPPQQQPPPPPPAHALGALGSEPGPAQRTHIKTEQLSPSHYSEPQQHSPQQIAYSPFSLPHYGPSYPPITRAQYDYNDPQNSGAYYSHAAGQGSGLYSTFSYMSPAQRPMYTPIADTSGVPSIPQTHSPQHWEQPVYTQLTRP